A window of the Aliivibrio salmonicida LFI1238 genome harbors these coding sequences:
- a CDS encoding DUF3131 domain-containing protein codes for MEFKKSVVNARHHIVFILGLATALFISFTIETREAPQVLGNITFESTEVIPLKTSRILTQEEYQWASTAWQYFENNYQENTGLVNSVDGYESTTMWDTASYIMGLISAEKLNVITDDVFTIRMEKVLHTLARLPLVDNRLPNKAYNTVTLEMVDYTNQPTPKGIGWSAIDIGRILVPFNIIAWQYPQFNKHVNNVLNAWHVGDMIKDGYLYGSRLSTSFDGFELVQEGRIGYEEYAAKSMSLMGRDVFNAMKYIDYLEFKTISGVEVPTDLRDPAKYHAHNYVVSESYILDSLEFGADSVSKVFAHRVYQAQESRYNETGIVTAVSEDNLDQAPYFVYNTVFSDGKEWNAITDTGEDASEFKSLSTKAAFGWYALYQTDYTDLLIHEAQDLFSENKGWYSGRYEVSGEINKAITANTNGIVLESLAYIENGSLLSVGAK; via the coding sequence ATGGAATTTAAGAAATCTGTTGTTAATGCTCGTCACCATATTGTATTTATTTTGGGGCTAGCGACTGCGTTATTTATCTCGTTTACGATTGAAACACGTGAAGCACCACAAGTACTTGGTAATATTACATTTGAAAGTACAGAGGTTATTCCACTAAAAACGAGCCGTATTTTAACTCAAGAAGAATATCAATGGGCAAGTACTGCATGGCAGTATTTTGAGAATAATTATCAAGAAAATACAGGATTAGTGAATTCGGTTGATGGATATGAATCCACTACAATGTGGGACACTGCCTCATATATTATGGGGTTAATTTCAGCTGAAAAATTGAATGTGATTACTGATGATGTTTTTACCATCCGTATGGAAAAGGTATTACATACATTAGCTCGCTTACCTCTTGTTGATAATCGCTTGCCGAACAAAGCTTATAATACAGTGACACTTGAAATGGTAGATTATACGAATCAACCTACACCAAAAGGAATTGGTTGGTCTGCCATTGATATTGGTCGAATTCTTGTTCCTTTTAATATTATTGCTTGGCAATATCCGCAATTTAATAAGCATGTAAATAATGTGCTTAATGCATGGCATGTGGGTGACATGATTAAGGATGGTTATTTATATGGTTCCCGTCTTTCAACCTCTTTTGATGGGTTTGAATTAGTGCAAGAAGGGCGAATAGGATACGAAGAATATGCGGCCAAATCGATGTCATTGATGGGGCGGGATGTATTTAATGCGATGAAATATATAGACTATTTGGAGTTTAAAACCATTAGTGGTGTTGAAGTTCCTACGGATCTTCGTGATCCTGCAAAATACCATGCACATAACTATGTGGTGAGTGAATCTTATATTCTTGATAGTTTAGAATTTGGTGCGGACAGTGTTTCGAAAGTATTTGCACATCGAGTTTATCAAGCTCAAGAATCTCGCTATAACGAAACGGGAATTGTTACTGCGGTAAGTGAAGATAACCTCGATCAAGCGCCTTACTTTGTCTACAACACCGTTTTCTCTGATGGGAAAGAATGGAACGCAATTACCGATACGGGTGAAGATGCTTCTGAATTTAAATCCTTATCAACCAAGGCTGCATTTGGTTGGTATGCCTTATATCAAACCGATTATACTGATTTATTAATTCATGAAGCACAAGATTTATTTTCAGAAAATAAAGGTTGGTATTCTGGCCGTTACGAAGTAAGCGGAGAGATAAATAAAGCCATTACAGCAAACACGAATGGCATTGTTTTAGAGTCTCTTGCTTACATTGAAAATGGTTCATTACTTAGTGTTGGCGCGAAGTAA
- a CDS encoding STAS domain-containing protein → MQYEINNQGKCTILQVNEERFDAKLAPQFRKEAEDLLSQFGDHLILDLSSVRFMDSSGLGAIMGVYKLCRGKTVSVINLQKPVEDLLKLTRMDRLIPNYPTLKDAMLTSA, encoded by the coding sequence ATGCAATACGAAATTAACAACCAAGGTAAATGCACAATTCTTCAGGTAAACGAAGAACGCTTTGATGCGAAACTGGCGCCTCAATTTCGTAAAGAGGCGGAGGATTTATTAAGCCAATTTGGTGACCATCTTATTCTTGATCTCAGCAGTGTGCGGTTTATGGATAGCAGTGGCCTTGGTGCCATCATGGGAGTCTATAAACTATGCAGAGGAAAAACCGTAAGCGTTATTAATCTACAAAAACCAGTCGAAGACTTATTAAAGCTCACTCGTATGGATAGATTAATCCCAAATTATCCAACGCTTAAGGATGCAATGCTAACCTCAGCATAA
- a CDS encoding DUF3131 domain-containing protein: MRYISIGLLSLLIVGCGNKYDQFSEDIIEKKDHWTVPKARQSKLTEKEMDMANIAWKYFENNYQESTGLVNAVNNYPSVTWWDAASYLAGMTSAYELGIITKEEFDRRLIKFLTTLNTLDLFRGELPNKAYNTQNAAKVDYGNQPGEIGYSALDLGRLLIWLHILKNRYPEFATSIDSVVLRWNFCNVVDENGTMFGALLEKGKPVQYLQEGRLGYEEYAAKGFQLWGFDTSQASMPEPYGTINLFGYDVPYDTRDPRKLKAHSYVVTESYVLDAIELGWDLTTDHSPHDTSYSNGWMAEFALNIYRVQEERYNQMGIITARTEHQLAGAPYFVYDTIYTDGFAWNTISENGEFLPQYSAVAVKGAMGMWVLWNTPYTDLLFDHIANLYDREKGFYEGIFENGTGRINTFTSNNNGITLEILLYKEQGKLLTYKDNVAPSLWEKALETPFGYEGQCLPRKPMKPSRL, translated from the coding sequence ATGCGTTATATCTCAATCGGATTACTGAGTTTACTCATCGTTGGATGTGGTAATAAATATGATCAATTCTCAGAAGATATCATAGAAAAGAAAGATCACTGGACAGTACCTAAAGCTCGTCAAAGTAAGTTGACAGAGAAAGAAATGGACATGGCCAATATTGCTTGGAAATATTTTGAAAATAATTACCAAGAATCGACCGGTCTAGTGAATGCGGTAAATAATTATCCGTCAGTCACCTGGTGGGATGCCGCGTCCTATTTAGCGGGAATGACCAGTGCGTATGAACTGGGAATTATCACGAAAGAAGAATTTGATCGCCGTTTAATTAAATTCTTAACGACATTAAACACGCTAGATCTGTTCCGTGGGGAACTGCCAAATAAAGCTTACAATACACAAAATGCGGCAAAAGTGGATTACGGTAATCAACCGGGGGAAATTGGTTACTCAGCTTTAGATCTAGGGCGTTTACTTATTTGGCTTCATATTTTAAAAAACCGGTATCCAGAGTTTGCGACCAGTATTGACTCTGTCGTATTACGATGGAACTTCTGTAACGTAGTTGATGAAAATGGCACTATGTTTGGGGCTTTACTTGAAAAAGGAAAACCCGTTCAATATCTTCAAGAAGGTCGTTTAGGGTACGAAGAATACGCAGCGAAAGGGTTCCAACTTTGGGGTTTTGATACCTCTCAAGCCTCTATGCCTGAACCGTATGGGACGATTAATTTATTTGGCTATGATGTACCTTATGACACGCGTGATCCTCGTAAATTGAAAGCACACAGCTATGTTGTTACTGAAAGTTATGTACTTGATGCGATTGAATTAGGATGGGATTTAACAACGGACCACAGCCCTCATGATACTAGCTACTCAAACGGATGGATGGCGGAGTTTGCTCTGAATATTTATCGTGTTCAAGAGGAGCGTTATAACCAAATGGGTATTATCACTGCTCGTACTGAGCATCAGTTAGCAGGTGCTCCATACTTTGTGTATGACACGATTTATACCGATGGATTTGCTTGGAATACTATTTCTGAAAATGGGGAATTTTTACCACAATATTCCGCCGTTGCCGTAAAAGGTGCGATGGGGATGTGGGTGTTATGGAATACGCCATATACAGATTTATTGTTTGATCATATTGCTAATTTATATGATCGAGAAAAAGGATTTTATGAAGGTATTTTTGAAAATGGTACAGGTCGGATTAATACGTTTACATCAAATAATAACGGTATAACTCTTGAGATTTTACTTTATAAAGAACAAGGAAAACTCTTAACTTATAAAGATAATGTTGCACCGAGTTTATGGGAAAAAGCATTAGAAACCCCGTTTGGCTATGAAGGGCAATGTCTACCAAGAAAACCAATGAAGCCTTCTCGTCTGTAG
- a CDS encoding sugar phosphate nucleotidyltransferase — MKGMILAAGKGTRVKPITHTIPKPMIPILGKPVMESMIELFAKHNINKIVINTSHLSEVIEGYFRDGHHFNTQLSYSYEGEIINGEFKSKTLGSAGGMQKIQQFSGFFDDTFIVVCGDAWIDLDLTKAVKHHKEKGGIATIVTKAVLNEDIHKYGIVVSDQHGLITHFQEKPTVEAALSNQANTGIYIFEPAIFDFIPAEGEYDIGSELFPQLVARNIPFYAVTMDFQWLDVGNITDIWDVTNDILNGKVNGYPIPGTQIKSGIWVGINTVIDFKHCNITPPVVISSGCHIKPGATIEGPTVISPNCTVDSEAIVRNSLIYDYIHIKDFMLLDQKTVFNNYCIDREGNSTSYSEMSKKCISTVMNDTLSDMSAFTNGTTEK, encoded by the coding sequence ATGAAAGGCATGATTTTAGCCGCGGGTAAAGGCACAAGAGTAAAACCAATTACCCACACAATACCAAAACCAATGATTCCCATCTTGGGTAAACCGGTAATGGAATCCATGATTGAACTTTTTGCTAAACATAACATAAATAAAATAGTCATCAATACCAGTCATTTATCGGAAGTTATTGAAGGCTACTTTAGAGATGGTCACCATTTTAACACTCAACTTTCCTATTCTTACGAAGGGGAGATTATTAATGGTGAATTCAAAAGTAAAACATTAGGTTCTGCTGGTGGTATGCAAAAAATCCAACAATTCTCTGGTTTTTTTGATGATACTTTTATTGTGGTTTGCGGTGATGCCTGGATTGATTTGGATCTCACTAAAGCGGTTAAACATCATAAAGAAAAAGGGGGGATTGCAACGATCGTGACTAAAGCCGTACTTAACGAAGATATTCATAAATACGGTATCGTCGTCTCTGATCAGCATGGATTAATTACTCATTTCCAAGAAAAACCCACAGTAGAAGCTGCTTTATCAAATCAAGCCAATACTGGGATTTATATTTTCGAACCCGCTATCTTCGATTTTATCCCAGCAGAGGGAGAATATGATATTGGTAGTGAGTTATTCCCACAATTAGTGGCACGAAACATCCCTTTTTATGCCGTAACAATGGATTTTCAATGGCTAGACGTCGGTAATATTACGGATATTTGGGACGTCACTAATGACATACTCAATGGGAAAGTAAATGGCTATCCCATTCCAGGAACACAAATAAAATCAGGCATTTGGGTTGGTATTAATACAGTGATTGATTTCAAACACTGTAATATTACGCCACCCGTAGTGATCTCCAGTGGTTGCCATATTAAGCCAGGTGCAACAATTGAGGGACCAACCGTTATTAGTCCCAACTGTACCGTCGACTCTGAAGCAATAGTCCGTAATTCATTAATCTATGATTATATTCACATAAAAGACTTCATGTTATTAGATCAAAAAACTGTCTTTAATAATTACTGTATTGATAGGGAAGGAAACAGCACCTCTTACTCCGAAATGAGTAAGAAATGCATTTCAACCGTCATGAATGACACCTTATCGGATATGTCTGCTTTTACTAACGGCACAACCGAAAAATAG
- a CDS encoding ATP-binding protein, with protein sequence MESIFSNTYSSSIEASRMVSNDIRQYWEALNIEEDTMNQAELCLVEMVNNAYEHAYLNQDGPVIEIKSYLQTPRMLLMEISDYGQSLPQEVLVESTEKSFVVPEENKPETWLTSGRGFIIVEQLMDTIAYENKDGKNTFYLGKRLN encoded by the coding sequence GTGGAATCCATTTTTTCAAACACCTATTCGAGTTCAATTGAGGCATCTCGAATGGTGTCTAATGATATTAGACAGTATTGGGAAGCCCTAAATATTGAGGAAGACACCATGAATCAAGCTGAGTTATGCTTGGTTGAAATGGTAAACAACGCTTATGAGCACGCTTATCTTAATCAAGATGGGCCAGTTATTGAGATTAAGTCATACTTACAAACACCACGTATGTTATTAATGGAAATATCGGACTACGGGCAATCTCTCCCTCAAGAAGTACTCGTTGAGTCGACAGAGAAAAGTTTTGTCGTACCAGAAGAAAATAAGCCCGAAACATGGCTTACCTCAGGTCGTGGATTTATTATTGTAGAACAACTAATGGACACCATTGCCTATGAAAATAAAGACGGTAAGAATACCTTCTATCTAGGTAAACGCTTAAATTAA
- a CDS encoding glycosyltransferase family protein — MDRKTILNIISHSNDSFDLTCENDQKELLLLADKLLSFSMISISEYKEFIETESPPLMFKLAVKLVESRRLIMKISTQLTVGIVFAMWGEHNRLNKKSQINPHGENSLVTKVEQLNWITQGTNVLWKLYPVDDGCPHNSFGIAHRIAQDDESREQINVMRLFDAIPTTTGPLNNLHHVDDSKKGGAIILGCQKALDDGMDCVVYTDADNSVHLGLLLNPYMEQNIQVILGNRKHKDSILVKQEERWGVGIKTLRHMQRMIGNQIFSQGIKDTQAAFKLYSHSALVDILKAPTVYDFSFDTDWILAAMEQNKPITTVPFAFIDSAEESASITQGPMTTWYTLLDGLVKAVRARNATHSNEMAAIFDKEVKSYKDLELIIDVLPPELMNVEDSQLGDPKVMSPKALQQWFDKAKSKSKKEHAMA; from the coding sequence ATGGACAGAAAAACTATTTTAAATATTATTTCTCATTCAAATGATTCATTTGATTTAACCTGTGAAAATGATCAAAAAGAATTATTGTTATTGGCTGATAAATTACTTTCATTTTCAATGATATCAATTTCAGAATATAAAGAATTTATAGAAACAGAGTCGCCACCATTGATGTTTAAACTGGCTGTTAAATTAGTTGAATCTCGTCGGTTAATTATGAAAATATCAACCCAGTTAACTGTTGGTATTGTATTTGCAATGTGGGGAGAACATAATCGATTAAATAAAAAGTCGCAAATAAATCCTCACGGTGAAAATTCATTGGTGACTAAAGTTGAGCAATTGAATTGGATTACTCAAGGCACTAATGTGTTGTGGAAATTATACCCAGTAGATGATGGTTGTCCTCATAATAGTTTTGGCATTGCACACAGAATTGCCCAGGATGATGAATCAAGAGAACAGATTAATGTCATGCGATTATTTGATGCGATCCCAACGACGACGGGTCCATTAAATAATTTGCATCATGTTGATGATTCGAAAAAAGGCGGGGCAATTATTCTTGGATGCCAGAAAGCATTGGATGATGGGATGGATTGCGTGGTCTATACGGATGCCGATAATTCAGTTCATTTAGGTTTATTGCTTAACCCTTATATGGAACAAAATATTCAGGTTATTCTTGGAAATAGAAAGCATAAAGATTCGATTCTTGTTAAACAAGAAGAGCGCTGGGGAGTTGGGATCAAAACATTGCGTCATATGCAAAGAATGATCGGCAACCAAATTTTCAGCCAAGGAATTAAAGATACACAAGCGGCGTTTAAATTGTATAGCCACAGTGCATTAGTTGATATTCTTAAGGCACCAACGGTGTATGATTTTTCCTTTGATACTGATTGGATTTTGGCTGCAATGGAGCAGAATAAACCGATCACTACGGTGCCTTTTGCGTTTATTGATTCTGCGGAGGAATCTGCGTCTATAACACAAGGCCCAATGACCACTTGGTATACTCTTCTCGATGGGTTAGTGAAAGCCGTTAGAGCAAGAAATGCAACGCACAGTAATGAAATGGCGGCTATTTTTGATAAAGAAGTTAAATCGTATAAAGATCTAGAGTTAATTATCGATGTTTTACCACCAGAACTGATGAACGTAGAAGATAGCCAATTAGGTGATCCTAAAGTCATGTCGCCAAAAGCGTTACAGCAATGGTTTGATAAAGCGAAATCAAAATCGAAAAAAGAACACGCGATGGCTTAG
- a CDS encoding SpoIIE family protein phosphatase has product MEYILVVDDDPVSLLFMSSLLKRCGFNIISAKNGLEAMSILAENPHIQFVLSDWIMPEMDGIELCTKLKEIEFDRYIFFVLLSGKNDQRSIIDGINAGADDFIVKGADVKELEARVKAGFRTLELHNKITDKNQELDSAYATIRKDLDAAGDLVRQLLPTQTNFTGVELNYISIPSAQIGGDMLGYMQLDPDHLAFYLFDVAGHGVSSALMSFSVQQSLSVIDGPSSIVKDVNNKIIPPEEVIDKLNKLYISDDKIQLYFTIVYAVLNVKTGEVNYCSAGHPPLVWLHQKTEQAELVGHDNFVVGAFDFVEYQSASIQLDPGDKIWLYSDGITEAEKDNIQFSEDGLRKTIMDIRSHPTHLQTELLVNRVRTWHESDTFEDDVSVLAVGWKGYSKQEDDSCNTKLTTKVNAQFFR; this is encoded by the coding sequence ATGGAATACATTTTAGTAGTAGACGATGACCCGGTTAGTCTTCTTTTCATGTCATCTCTATTAAAACGTTGCGGATTCAATATTATCTCTGCCAAAAATGGCTTAGAGGCTATGTCTATTTTGGCAGAAAATCCACACATTCAATTTGTGCTAAGTGATTGGATAATGCCTGAAATGGATGGCATTGAATTATGTACTAAATTAAAAGAGATCGAGTTTGATCGTTACATTTTCTTTGTCCTTCTTTCTGGTAAAAACGACCAAAGATCCATCATTGATGGTATCAATGCGGGCGCGGATGATTTCATTGTTAAAGGGGCTGATGTAAAAGAATTAGAAGCACGAGTTAAAGCGGGATTCAGAACCTTAGAATTACATAATAAAATCACAGATAAAAATCAAGAGCTCGACTCAGCTTACGCCACAATACGTAAAGATCTTGATGCAGCAGGCGATCTCGTTCGTCAATTATTACCCACTCAAACCAATTTCACTGGGGTTGAGCTTAACTATATATCCATTCCAAGCGCTCAAATTGGCGGTGATATGTTGGGCTATATGCAACTTGACCCTGACCACCTTGCTTTCTACTTATTTGATGTGGCAGGCCATGGCGTTTCATCCGCTCTCATGTCATTTTCTGTTCAGCAAAGTTTATCTGTTATCGATGGGCCGTCGTCTATCGTTAAAGACGTAAATAATAAAATTATCCCACCAGAAGAAGTCATCGATAAATTAAACAAGCTCTACATTAGTGACGATAAAATTCAACTTTATTTCACCATAGTTTATGCCGTTCTTAATGTCAAAACTGGGGAAGTAAATTATTGCTCAGCAGGGCATCCCCCACTGGTTTGGTTACACCAAAAAACCGAACAAGCCGAACTGGTTGGACACGATAACTTTGTAGTAGGGGCGTTTGATTTTGTTGAATATCAATCTGCCAGCATACAGTTAGATCCTGGCGATAAAATATGGCTTTATTCTGACGGGATTACCGAAGCCGAAAAAGACAACATACAATTTTCTGAAGATGGGCTTAGAAAAACCATTATGGATATTCGCTCCCATCCCACTCATTTACAAACCGAACTGCTCGTTAATAGAGTAAGGACATGGCATGAATCTGATACGTTTGAAGATGATGTGAGTGTGCTTGCTGTAGGGTGGAAAGGCTATTCTAAACAAGAGGATGACTCATGCAATACGAAATTAACAACCAAGGTAAATGCACAATTCTTCAGGTAA
- a CDS encoding DUF3131 domain-containing protein: MSTKKTNEAFSSVVLIKEDELLKSAVLILISLLLSSCGVLYKGVQDGVSSLNQSQAIRQGRYGDLTEGELEWARLAWVYVENNTQLKTGLVNSIDNYPTTNMSGIADYLLALTAAREFEFITSKEHDERLSLVLTFLNEMPLSIGQIPNKVYSTQTGQMVDYGNQPNDIGWSSIDVGRLLIVLAIVKQYNPQFIEYIDKAVLKWNFCELVNEEGELFGGTVNNGNVTRYKEGRLGVEEYTSYGYLDWQIVPEKAMRLDPYNVANMYGIDFLFDGRDPRLFDILRPVYSTPYLRLGLEFNWDDIVDMDSSDATHSNEVMSAMADSMYRIQEARWDHERIYTARGEHIVSGEPYFVYDAIYALGTPWITLSEDGSSYDELALVSTRVAFQMWALWRTDYTDRLMVLVQELYDPDRGWYEGRYELNSRYEKSISLQTNAGVLEALLYKARGKLYQPEKSKEYRDVQFKSRFSHPGHCLVETFR, encoded by the coding sequence ATGTCTACCAAGAAAACCAATGAAGCCTTCTCGTCTGTAGTATTGATAAAGGAAGATGAATTGCTAAAAAGTGCAGTACTGATCTTAATTAGCCTTCTTTTGTCATCCTGTGGCGTTTTGTATAAAGGCGTTCAAGATGGAGTGAGTTCTCTTAATCAGTCACAGGCAATACGACAAGGTAGGTATGGCGATTTAACTGAAGGTGAGCTTGAATGGGCTCGCCTTGCTTGGGTTTATGTTGAAAATAATACTCAGTTAAAAACCGGTCTTGTTAATAGTATTGATAATTATCCAACCACCAATATGTCAGGTATTGCCGATTATTTATTAGCATTGACCGCCGCGCGTGAATTTGAATTCATCACTAGTAAAGAACACGATGAACGCCTTTCTCTTGTGTTAACGTTTCTTAATGAAATGCCTTTAAGCATCGGACAAATTCCGAATAAAGTATACAGCACCCAAACAGGTCAAATGGTTGATTATGGTAATCAACCTAATGACATCGGTTGGTCCTCAATTGATGTAGGTCGGTTATTGATTGTTCTTGCTATCGTTAAGCAATATAACCCTCAATTTATTGAATATATTGATAAAGCGGTATTGAAATGGAATTTCTGTGAGCTCGTTAATGAAGAGGGGGAGTTGTTTGGTGGAACGGTTAATAACGGCAATGTTACTCGTTATAAAGAAGGGCGTTTAGGCGTTGAAGAATATACGTCTTATGGTTATTTAGATTGGCAAATTGTGCCAGAAAAGGCGATGAGATTGGATCCTTATAATGTAGCAAACATGTACGGTATTGATTTCTTATTTGATGGACGCGATCCTCGCCTTTTTGATATTCTTCGCCCTGTGTATAGCACACCTTATTTGCGTTTAGGATTAGAATTTAATTGGGATGATATTGTCGATATGGATTCTAGTGACGCAACTCATAGTAATGAAGTAATGTCTGCAATGGCGGATTCAATGTATCGAATTCAAGAAGCTCGTTGGGATCATGAACGTATTTACACCGCAAGAGGAGAACACATTGTATCTGGTGAACCTTATTTTGTTTATGATGCGATTTACGCTCTAGGAACCCCTTGGATTACCTTGTCTGAAGACGGAAGCTCGTATGATGAATTAGCACTTGTTTCGACTCGTGTTGCTTTCCAGATGTGGGCACTATGGCGTACAGATTATACCGATAGATTAATGGTTCTTGTTCAAGAATTGTATGATCCTGATCGTGGCTGGTATGAAGGACGTTATGAGTTAAACAGTCGTTATGAAAAAAGCATCTCCCTTCAGACCAATGCTGGCGTACTAGAAGCACTACTTTATAAGGCGAGAGGGAAGTTATACCAACCTGAGAAAAGCAAAGAATATCGAGATGTACAGTTTAAATCTCGTTTCTCTCATCCTGGACATTGTTTAGTGGAGACGTTCCGATGA
- a CDS encoding glycosyltransferase family 2 protein, giving the protein MDFYFNKFEHRKPPEPVPHSHSRELLYQYLATCNLTLGIWYLWWRWSFALNYDALWFSLPLAFAESCAFIGSLLFTFNLWKTKDEPKKEPPHKIKECVLDTEEDRSISVDVFFPSYDEEPDLVKLSILDAQKVTYPHDIDINIFILDDGKRETMKALAKEMNIGYITREGNTGFKAGNLRNAMEQTYGDFVVICDADTRPFSTILEHTLGYFRDPDVAWVQTPQWFFDIPEGERLPTFLTRKFGSFSGRIGRGIEKFYGPVTLGEDPFVNDPQMFYDVIQRRRNWANASFCCGAGSIHRREAVMEAALRSYSEQIIKEQSEIETQIRKMTKEKSVDKDISDNLKQEIFIDTEFTPYKFHVSEDLYTSLVLHSDSERNWRSVMHPEVESKMLSPQDLQTWTVQRFKYSGGSIDIFMNDNPLFRKGMNLKQKIMYGASFWSNLSAVWNIIFLLCPIVYFLTSIAPVSAYDVTFYMHFLPFVLTAELAMMVGTWGVAGYKGKTNFLSFFPVNFKALWTVLRGKKISFPTTPKERQTGTFLKLVIPQMGVFGLSLFSLIYAWTGFSTGSYGSYSLGGLVLNTFWIINNMMAMWGMIASAFWNPESNDDEQQESEQGKEEVEYGI; this is encoded by the coding sequence ATGGATTTTTATTTCAATAAATTCGAACATCGAAAACCACCAGAACCCGTACCTCATAGTCACTCTAGGGAGTTACTGTATCAGTATTTAGCGACGTGTAATCTTACGCTTGGTATTTGGTATTTGTGGTGGCGTTGGAGTTTTGCTCTTAACTATGATGCATTGTGGTTTTCTCTTCCTCTTGCTTTTGCGGAGTCTTGTGCATTTATTGGTTCGCTATTGTTTACCTTCAATTTATGGAAAACAAAAGATGAACCAAAAAAAGAACCGCCGCATAAAATTAAAGAGTGTGTATTAGATACAGAAGAAGATAGATCAATCAGTGTCGATGTATTTTTTCCGTCGTACGATGAAGAACCTGATCTGGTAAAACTGAGTATTTTAGATGCTCAGAAAGTAACTTATCCGCATGACATTGATATTAATATTTTCATTCTTGATGATGGCAAACGTGAAACCATGAAGGCACTCGCTAAAGAAATGAATATTGGTTATATCACTAGAGAAGGAAATACGGGATTTAAAGCGGGTAACTTACGTAACGCAATGGAACAAACGTACGGTGATTTTGTTGTTATTTGTGATGCAGATACAAGACCATTCTCAACTATATTAGAGCATACGTTAGGTTACTTTAGAGATCCTGATGTTGCTTGGGTTCAAACTCCGCAATGGTTCTTTGATATTCCAGAAGGTGAGCGTTTACCCACCTTTTTAACTCGAAAATTTGGTTCTTTTTCTGGAAGAATAGGCCGGGGTATTGAGAAGTTTTATGGCCCTGTTACTTTGGGTGAAGATCCTTTCGTTAATGATCCTCAAATGTTCTATGACGTAATACAGCGCCGCAGAAATTGGGCAAATGCCTCGTTTTGTTGTGGTGCAGGTTCTATTCACCGTCGTGAAGCGGTGATGGAAGCGGCACTTCGTAGTTACAGTGAGCAAATAATTAAAGAACAATCTGAGATAGAAACTCAAATCAGAAAAATGACGAAAGAGAAGTCGGTTGATAAAGATATTTCAGATAATTTAAAACAAGAAATTTTCATTGATACCGAGTTTACGCCGTATAAATTTCACGTATCAGAAGATTTGTATACCTCTCTGGTTTTACACTCGGATTCAGAACGTAATTGGCGATCAGTCATGCACCCTGAAGTTGAAAGTAAAATGCTTTCCCCTCAAGATTTACAAACATGGACAGTGCAGCGTTTTAAATATTCTGGCGGGTCTATTGATATCTTTATGAATGACAATCCTTTGTTTAGAAAAGGAATGAATCTCAAGCAGAAGATCATGTATGGGGCGAGTTTTTGGTCTAACTTATCAGCAGTATGGAATATTATTTTCTTATTGTGTCCAATTGTTTATTTTCTTACCAGTATCGCACCAGTAAGTGCTTATGACGTTACTTTCTACATGCATTTCTTACCGTTTGTTTTAACCGCTGAACTAGCAATGATGGTCGGAACATGGGGGGTGGCTGGTTATAAAGGAAAAACGAATTTCCTTTCCTTCTTCCCTGTTAACTTCAAAGCACTGTGGACGGTATTACGTGGTAAAAAAATCAGTTTCCCAACGACACCAAAAGAAAGACAAACGGGTACTTTTTTAAAATTAGTTATTCCTCAAATGGGCGTATTTGGCTTAAGCCTATTTAGCTTGATCTATGCATGGACCGGATTTTCAACCGGATCATACGGAAGTTACTCATTGGGTGGGTTAGTGCTGAATACGTTTTGGATCATTAATAACATGATGGCAATGTGGGGCATGATCGCTTCGGCGTTTTGGAATCCAGAATCAAATGATGACGAACAACAAGAATCAGAACAAGGAAAAGAGGAAGTAGAATATGGAATTTAA